In a single window of the Niabella ginsenosidivorans genome:
- the corA gene encoding magnesium/cobalt transporter CorA, translating into MKVRPDKYLKLFLPNLMDLFGTERTKEILSVNPTIIPRREEAQRVVITAYCYNKASIEELKDLSLDEALNLKKSNKIVWINIDGLRKSDVEAIGNRFGVHPLLQEDILSVGQRPKMDEIDDILFCLMDMLYYNEQKKSVDYEQIALVLGKNFVITFQEDITRDVFSALRERLKLPTSKTRTKEADYLYYTLLDTIVDHYFIVMDKLGDEIEDLEEEIIKSSGKRTLAYINSLRKELIILKRTIYPVREVISGIIKSENDLLTESNERYYKDVYDHIVQAIDLVDNYRDVLMGMQDLYLSNVNLKMNEVMKVMAIVTCLLAPATVIGGIFGMNFNVIPLTSHHFGFWIAVGAMILIPLWMLWVFKRKGWF; encoded by the coding sequence ATGAAGGTTCGCCCGGATAAATACCTGAAGCTTTTTTTACCCAACCTGATGGACCTTTTCGGAACTGAAAGAACAAAAGAGATCTTATCGGTCAATCCAACAATTATTCCCAGGCGGGAAGAAGCTCAGAGGGTGGTAATAACGGCTTATTGCTATAACAAAGCATCCATAGAAGAGCTAAAGGATCTTTCGCTTGATGAGGCCCTGAACCTGAAAAAAAGCAATAAGATCGTATGGATCAATATAGACGGGTTGCGCAAAAGTGATGTGGAGGCCATTGGTAACCGGTTTGGCGTTCACCCGCTGTTGCAGGAAGATATTTTAAGCGTAGGCCAGCGCCCCAAAATGGATGAGATTGACGACATTCTTTTCTGTCTCATGGATATGTTGTATTATAATGAGCAGAAAAAATCGGTAGATTATGAACAGATAGCGCTGGTATTGGGTAAAAACTTTGTGATCACTTTCCAGGAGGATATTACGCGGGATGTTTTCAGCGCTTTGCGGGAACGGCTGAAGCTGCCCACCAGTAAAACCCGTACCAAAGAGGCAGATTACCTGTATTATACACTGCTGGATACCATTGTTGACCACTATTTTATTGTAATGGACAAGCTGGGCGATGAAATTGAAGACCTGGAGGAGGAGATTATAAAGAGCTCCGGTAAACGCACGCTTGCCTATATTAACTCTTTAAGAAAAGAGCTCATTATCTTGAAAAGAACCATTTACCCGGTGCGGGAAGTGATCAGCGGGATCATAAAAAGCGAAAACGACCTGCTGACCGAAAGCAATGAACGGTATTATAAAGATGTATACGATCATATTGTACAGGCCATTGACCTGGTAGATAACTATCGCGATGTACTGATGGGAATGCAGGATCTTTATCTCAGCAATGTGAATTTAAAAATGAACGAGGTCATGAAAGTAATGGCCATTGTTACCTGCCTGCTGGCTCCTGCTACGGTTATCGGAGGCATATTCGGGATGAATTTTAACGTGATCCCGCTCACCAGTCACCATTTTGGTTTCTGGATAGCGGTTGGCGCAATGATATTAATCCCCCTGTGGATGCTGTGGGTCTTTAAAAGAAAGGGCTGGTTTTAA
- a CDS encoding DUF2480 family protein: METTFRNKVAESGIITLNLEDYYPQEPVLLFDIKDYLFMGMILKEKDFRAALKEQDWTVYKNKGVGIVCTADAIIPLWAYMLIVSYLQPVAAFVHLGDEATVKNKQLLKAIEALDVNAFLDARIVIKGCGDIPVSEEAYAQVALKLLPVVKSLMYGEPCSTVPVYKRK, encoded by the coding sequence ATGGAAACAACATTCAGAAACAAAGTTGCGGAAAGCGGTATCATTACCCTGAACCTGGAAGATTATTACCCGCAGGAGCCCGTATTGCTTTTTGACATAAAGGATTACCTGTTTATGGGCATGATCCTGAAGGAGAAAGACTTCCGTGCGGCGTTAAAAGAGCAGGACTGGACCGTTTATAAAAATAAGGGGGTGGGCATTGTTTGTACGGCCGACGCTATTATTCCCCTTTGGGCTTATATGCTGATTGTGAGCTACCTGCAGCCTGTTGCCGCCTTTGTGCACCTGGGCGATGAAGCTACCGTAAAGAACAAACAACTCCTGAAAGCAATTGAGGCGCTTGATGTCAATGCTTTCCTGGACGCACGTATAGTGATAAAAGGTTGTGGTGATATTCCCGTTTCCGAAGAAGCCTATGCCCAGGTAGCGCTGAAGCTGTTGCCGGTAGTAAAAAGCCTGATGTACGGTGAGCCTTGCAGCACCGTGCCGGTATATAAGCGAAAATAA
- a CDS encoding response regulator has protein sequence MAVSIFIVDDHYMVIEGIRSLLQHEKEMDWLGHATNAMSCLSFLRQQQPDIILMDVSLPDKNGTELCKEVKLLYPSVFVLGLSTFNQQAVIRNMIENGASGYVLKNASKEELLEAIAAVIKGKTYLSHEAALSMKETVKDIPLITRREKEILALIAEGLTNAEISEKLFISIPTVNTHRRSLLEKFDVKNTATLIGRAIKTGLI, from the coding sequence ATGGCGGTAAGTATTTTTATAGTAGATGACCATTATATGGTAATTGAAGGCATCCGTTCTTTATTGCAGCATGAAAAGGAAATGGACTGGCTGGGGCATGCCACCAATGCCATGTCCTGCCTCAGCTTTCTAAGACAACAGCAGCCGGATATTATACTCATGGATGTGAGCCTGCCCGATAAAAACGGCACGGAACTGTGCAAAGAAGTAAAGCTGCTGTATCCTTCAGTATTTGTATTGGGCCTCAGCACATTTAACCAGCAGGCAGTTATCCGCAATATGATAGAAAACGGCGCATCGGGGTATGTGCTCAAAAACGCATCTAAAGAAGAATTGCTCGAAGCCATTGCGGCGGTAATAAAAGGCAAAACTTATTTAAGCCATGAAGCTGCGCTTTCCATGAAGGAAACGGTCAAAGATATTCCCCTTATTACCCGAAGGGAAAAGGAAATTCTGGCCCTCATTGCCGAAGGGCTTACCAACGCGGAAATATCCGAAAAGTTATTCATCAGTATTCCCACCGTAAACACGCATCGCAGAAGCCTTCTGGAAAAATTTGATGTAAAAAACACCGCTACGCTTATTGGCAGGGCAATAAAGACGGGATTGATATAA
- a CDS encoding tetratricopeptide repeat-containing sensor histidine kinase: MKKILLIVFLGLSTMTCVAQGLLKKDSLLKLLAAAKDDTAKVLLYINIGNQYEMDDPQVAGKYYQMAGNLSKHLHHKLGIIKYISNYTAILNMAGKFDSALLLNKQSFQIARELNNKLYIAKTAANIGNSFNYLSEYDSAIYYYETAGKYFEDMGNNYLLARMYEMEQLVYQNMNQHKKALQYGEKAVKELRISGDSIDLGRCLLNLANSYQGNNFPDSALSCYKEALIISQKTNYAQGEAASLLGIGNIYFHRYDADQMKPCFEKALAISQQLGDPQGQLIASRGMALYYLLKKELNKAKIYCAASVKLADSLGTKYDKYESMHVLSSIFYAQHDIIEAEKTRDKMQVLENEIRGDELQQKTISIEKKFETEKKEAQIKLQQTQLRQKTMLNYLLFVGAGALLLISLLGYRNHRNRQKLQQAKIDELETEKRLTATEAVLLGEEQERTRLARDLHDGLGGMLSGIKFSLSNMKENLIMTPDNAQAFERSMDMLDSSIREMRRVAHNMMPEMLVKYGLDTALKEFCDEITRSGVTTVNYQSVAMQDAVLGQTQSVTIYRIVQELVNNAIKHANAHNVLVQLHLHRQERLLAVTVENNGSGFDTRAMTDTGGIGWKNIQSRVNFLQGKLDIQSAPDSGTSVMIEINI, from the coding sequence ATGAAAAAAATTTTGCTGATAGTATTCCTTGGTCTCAGTACTATGACCTGTGTTGCACAGGGATTATTAAAAAAAGACAGCTTGCTGAAACTATTGGCCGCCGCAAAAGATGATACAGCAAAAGTGTTATTATATATAAACATTGGCAACCAATATGAAATGGATGATCCGCAAGTCGCCGGGAAATATTACCAAATGGCTGGCAATCTGAGCAAACACCTTCACCACAAATTAGGTATTATAAAATACATCTCAAACTATACGGCCATTCTTAATATGGCCGGTAAATTCGATAGCGCATTATTATTAAACAAACAATCTTTTCAGATTGCAAGGGAATTAAATAACAAATTATATATTGCTAAAACAGCAGCCAATATTGGTAATAGTTTTAATTATTTAAGCGAATACGATAGTGCCATTTATTATTACGAAACTGCAGGAAAATATTTTGAAGATATGGGTAACAACTACCTTTTGGCCAGGATGTATGAAATGGAGCAACTTGTTTACCAAAATATGAACCAGCACAAAAAAGCGCTGCAATATGGAGAAAAAGCGGTAAAAGAGTTAAGAATTTCAGGAGACAGTATTGATTTAGGTAGATGCCTGCTTAACCTTGCTAATAGTTATCAAGGCAATAATTTTCCCGACTCTGCACTGAGCTGTTATAAAGAAGCGTTGATCATTTCACAAAAAACAAATTATGCACAGGGGGAAGCAGCCAGCCTTTTGGGTATCGGTAATATTTATTTTCACCGCTATGATGCAGACCAAATGAAGCCTTGCTTTGAAAAAGCGCTTGCAATATCACAGCAATTAGGCGATCCGCAAGGTCAGTTAATAGCATCAAGAGGCATGGCGCTTTATTATCTTTTAAAAAAGGAGCTGAATAAGGCAAAAATATATTGTGCCGCTTCCGTAAAATTAGCCGATAGTTTAGGTACAAAATATGATAAATATGAGTCGATGCATGTCTTGTCTTCTATATTTTATGCACAGCATGATATTATAGAAGCTGAAAAAACAAGGGACAAAATGCAGGTGTTAGAAAACGAAATTAGAGGAGACGAGTTGCAACAGAAAACCATTTCAATAGAAAAGAAGTTTGAAACCGAGAAAAAGGAAGCACAGATAAAATTGCAGCAAACACAACTCAGGCAAAAAACTATGCTCAATTATTTGCTTTTTGTCGGGGCCGGGGCCCTACTGCTTATATCGCTGCTGGGCTACCGCAATCATCGCAACAGGCAAAAACTGCAACAGGCAAAGATTGATGAGCTTGAAACCGAAAAAAGGCTTACTGCTACCGAAGCTGTACTATTAGGGGAAGAACAGGAGCGCACGCGCCTCGCAAGAGACCTGCACGACGGGCTGGGCGGCATGTTGAGCGGTATAAAATTTTCATTAAGCAATATGAAAGAGAATTTAATTATGACGCCTGACAATGCGCAGGCTTTTGAGCGCAGCATGGATATGCTGGACAGCTCCATAAGGGAGATGCGCCGTGTGGCGCATAATATGATGCCCGAAATGCTGGTAAAATACGGATTGGATACAGCGCTGAAAGAGTTTTGCGATGAAATAACCCGCAGCGGCGTTACAACGGTGAACTATCAATCCGTTGCCATGCAGGACGCGGTCCTGGGGCAAACGCAATCCGTTACCATATATCGCATTGTGCAGGAGCTGGTAAACAATGCCATTAAACACGCCAATGCTCATAATGTGCTGGTGCAACTGCACCTGCACAGGCAGGAGCGATTGCTGGCCGTAACCGTAGAGAACAACGGCAGCGGGTTTGATACCAGGGCAATGACAGATACGGGCGGCATAGGCTGGAAAAATATCCAGAGCCGTGTAAATTTTTTACAGGGTAAGTTAGATATACAATCTGCTCCCGACAGCGGCACCTCCGTAATGATAGAAATTAATATCTGA